One region of Scomber scombrus chromosome 10, fScoSco1.1, whole genome shotgun sequence genomic DNA includes:
- the slc9a8 gene encoding sodium/hydrogen exchanger 8, whose amino-acid sequence MELSVIFFLSQNVSFGFNNACLRMKGVSCKVLLLSLLLLFVNPCVPERVERENSLDLPVSDDDGGNVKYTDNTPAENQLKHQKENGLDLHDQQKDGQSVSKSNDTDNYINETLHSTKPTVKPTTPAPPTAKPILPVQTGVKAQEEEQSSGLTIFFSLLVIGICIILVHLLIKFKLHFLPESVAVVSLGILMGGFIKIIEFQELANWKEEEMFRPNMFFLLLLPPIIFESGYSLHKGNFFQNIGSITLFAVIGTAISAFIVGGGIYFLGQADVIYKMSMTDSFAFGSLISAVDPVATIAIFNALNVDPVLNMLVFGESILNDAVSIVLTNTAEGFFSRSENSVVTGWETFVQALGYFLKMFFGSAALGTLTGLISALFLKHFDLRKTPSLEFGMMIIFAYLPYGLAEGIKLSGIMSILFAGIVMSHYTHHNLSPVTQILMQQTLRTMAFMCETCVFAFLGLSIFSFPHNFEISFVIWCIVLVLLGRAVNIFPLSFLLNFFRDHKITPKMMFIMWFSGLRGAIPYALSLHLGLEPIEKRQLIGTTTIIIVLFTILLMGGGTMPLIRIMDIEESQSRRKNKKDINLSKTQKMGNTIESEHLSELTEEEYEAHIYQRQDLKGFMWLDAKYLNPFFTRRLTQEDLLHGRIQMKTLTNKWYEEVRQGPSGSEDDEDEAELL is encoded by the exons ATGGAActgtcagtgattttttttttatcacaaaacGTCAGTTTCGGATTTAATAACGCTTGTTTGAGAATGAAAGGCGTTAGCTGCAAAGTTTTGCTGCTGTCCCTTTTGCTGTTATTTGTAAATCCGTGTGTGCCAGAGCGAGTTGAAAGGGAAAACTCGTTGGACCTGCCTGTGAGTGATGACGACGGAGGGAACGTGAAGTATACGGATAATACTCCGGCTGAAAATCagttaaaacatcaaaaagaaaaTGGACTCGATTTACACGACCAACAGAAAGATGGACAGTCCGTCAG CAAGTCCAATGACACTGATAACTATATCAATGAGACCCTCCACTCTACAAAACCAACCGTTAAGCCGACAACCCCAGCACCTCCAACTGCTAAGCCCATTCTTCCTGTGCAGACGGGGGTCAAAGCCCAAGAAGAAGAGCAGTCCAGCGGATTGACCATATTCTTTAGCCTGCTGGTTATTG GTATCTGCATCATATTGGTGCACCTGCTTATCAAGTTCAAGCTGCATTTTCTTCCAGAGAGTGTTGCTGTTGTGTCGCTTG GCATTCTCATGGGAGGCTTCATCAAGATCATTGAATTTCAGGAATTGGCCAACTGGAAG gaggaggaaatgtTCCGACCCAACATGTTCTTCCTTTTGCTCCTGCCGCCCATCATTTTTGAATCTGGATACTCTTTACATAAG GGTAACTTCTTCCAGAACATTGGATCCATCACCCTTTTTGCTGTGATTGGCACGGCCATCTCTGCCTTCATAGTCGGAGGAGGTATTTATTTCCTGGGGCAG gccGATGTGATCTATAAGATGTCCATGACTGATAG CTTTGCCTTTGGCTCGTTGATCTCAGCTGTGGACCCTGTCGCTACCATCGCCATCTTTAACGCTCTCAATGTGGACCCAGTTCTCAACATGTTGGTGTTTGGTGAGAGCATCCTCAACGACGCTGTCTCTATTGTCCTTACCAA CACAGCAGAGGGTTTCTTTTCCCGCTCAGAAAACTCAGTGGTAACAGGCTGGGAAACTTTTGTGCAAGCATTGGGATATTTcctcaaaatgttttttggttcTGCTGCCCTGGGAACCCTCACTGGACTCATTTCAGCTCTT TTTCTCAAACACTTTGACTTGAGGAAGACACCTTCACTGGAGTTTGGCATGATGATCATCTTTGCATACCTTCCCTATGGCCTGGCAGAGGGCATCAAACTGTCTG GAATTATGTCCATCCTGTTTGCAGGAATTGTGATGTCTCACTATACCCATCACAACTTGTCTCCTGTCACCCAGATCCTCATGCAGCAGACCCTGCGCACCATGGCCTTCATGTGTG AGACATGCGTGTTTGCCTTCCTTGGTCTCTCCATCTTCAGCTTCCCTCATAACTTTGAAATATCCTTCGTCATCTGGTGCATT gtccTTGTTCTTCTCGGCCGTGCCGTGAACATCTTCCCTCTGTCATTCTTACTCAACTTTTTCAGAGACCACAAGATCACACCCAAGATGATGTTCATCATGTGGTTTAGCG GTTTGCGAGGTGCTATTCCCTATGCTTTGAGCCTTCATTTGGGCCTAGAACCCATCGAAAAGCGCCAGCTAATCGgtaccaccaccatcatcatcgtGCTCTTTACCATCCTCCTCATGGGGGGCGGGACCATGCCACTCATCCGCATCATGGACATTGAGGAGAGCCAGTCACGTCGGAAGAACAAGAAAGACATCAATCTCAGCAAGACACAGAAAATG GGTAATACTATTGAGTCGGAGCACCTATCGGAGCTGACAGAGGAGGAGTATGAGGCTCACATATACCAGAGACAGGATCTTAAGGGCTTTATGTGGCTCGATGCGAAGTACCTTAACCCCTTCTTCACTCGGAGGCTCACACAAGAG GACCTTTTACATGGCCGGATCCAGATGAAGACCCTAACCAATAAGTGGTATGAAGAAGTTCGCCAGGGTCCCTCAGGCtctgaggatgatgaggatgaagcGGAACTTCTGTGA